A segment of the Aureimonas sp. SA4125 genome:
TGCGCGATTGAGAGGTCGTATTGCGTCTATTTCGTCGACGTAGGTTGGAGCCGTCGAAAGGTGAGAGTTGCAGTACCAGAGGCATGTCGGACATGGAAATTGCCGGTGTAAGGGGTACGGCAGGTTTGCTCGGTGAGCGGCGTATCAGCGGTGGGGAGGTTTTTGCCGGCGTGTCGGCTGAAACACTTCATGAGTTGAATCGTCGATGTCGTTGGATCGAGCTCAACGAAGGGGTCGTCCTGGTCCCAGCAGGCGATCCACTCGATCGTGTGTTTGTCGTCGTGCGCGGGGAGCTGCGCTTCTCGCTCTACACGTCCAGGGGGAGTGTCGTCTGGCTGCGGGGAGCCGATCAAGGCTCGCTCGTTAGCGAGGCCGCCTTCATCGATACGGCCGCGACTCGATATTCGATCGAGGCCGGCAGGCCGTCCACCGTTGCTTCTATTAGTGCCTGGGCATTCATCGAGCTGATCGAGCGCGATCGCAATCTTCTTAACTGCGCCATCAGGAGCCTGGTCGCCCGGCAGGAAATGCTGGCCGATCAGATTG
Coding sequences within it:
- a CDS encoding helix-turn-helix domain-containing protein, with protein sequence MSDMEIAGVRGTAGLLGERRISGGEVFAGVSAETLHELNRRCRWIELNEGVVLVPAGDPLDRVFVVVRGELRFSLYTSRGSVVWLRGADQGSLVSEAAFIDTAATRYSIEAGRPSTVASISAWAFIELIERDRNLLNCAIRSLVARQEMLADQIVELTTLNVEARIHNELLRLARDNIAEDGSATISPFPTHADFARRIGTHREAVSRELSHLQHIGAVVRGDKRLTIPDVTRLGLAPF